Proteins co-encoded in one Alcanivorax sp. genomic window:
- a CDS encoding FAD-dependent oxidoreductase: MAERLNNNFQFLDVPRHDPKKKDIEDRKNKYEEIYYPFETREVEHQAHRCLHCGNPYCEWKCPVHNYIPNWLKLISEGNLMEAVELSHQTNSLPEVCGRVCPQDRLCEGACTLNDGFGAVTIGATEKYITDTALAMGWRPDMSKVVWTDKKVAVIGAGPAGIGCADVLVRNGVKPVVFDRYEEIGGLLTFGIPEFKLEKPVMAKRREVFESMGVEFRLGVEVGKDVTIDELLADYDAVFMGMGTYTYMKGGFPGEDLDGVFEALPFLISNANRNLGFEKDEADFIGMAGKRVVVLGGGDTAMDCNRTSIRQGADSVTCAYRRDEENMPGSRKEVANAKEEGVQFLFNRQPIEVVGEDGKVVGVKVVETKLGEPDNNGRRRPEPIPGSEEILPADAVIVAFGFRPSPADWFADKNVNTDDSGRVTAAEKQEFPFQTSNEKIFAGGDMVRGSDLVVTAIWEGREAAKGILDYLDV, translated from the coding sequence ATGGCTGAGCGTTTGAACAACAATTTCCAGTTTCTCGACGTGCCACGACACGATCCGAAGAAAAAGGACATTGAAGACCGCAAGAACAAGTACGAGGAAATCTACTACCCGTTCGAAACCCGGGAAGTGGAGCATCAGGCGCACCGCTGTCTGCACTGTGGTAACCCGTACTGTGAATGGAAATGTCCGGTTCACAACTACATTCCCAACTGGCTGAAACTGATCAGCGAAGGGAACCTGATGGAAGCGGTGGAGTTGAGTCACCAGACCAACTCCCTGCCGGAAGTCTGTGGTCGTGTGTGTCCGCAGGATCGTCTCTGTGAAGGGGCCTGTACCCTGAACGACGGTTTTGGCGCGGTGACTATCGGTGCCACCGAGAAGTACATCACCGACACGGCGTTGGCCATGGGCTGGCGTCCGGACATGTCCAAGGTGGTCTGGACTGACAAGAAGGTTGCCGTGATTGGTGCGGGGCCTGCCGGCATCGGCTGTGCCGACGTGCTGGTGCGAAACGGCGTCAAGCCAGTGGTCTTTGACCGTTACGAAGAAATCGGCGGTCTGCTGACTTTTGGTATTCCCGAGTTCAAGCTGGAAAAGCCGGTCATGGCCAAGCGCCGTGAAGTGTTTGAAAGTATGGGCGTGGAATTCCGTCTGGGCGTGGAAGTGGGCAAGGACGTCACCATCGACGAACTGCTGGCCGACTACGATGCGGTCTTCATGGGCATGGGTACCTACACCTACATGAAGGGTGGTTTCCCCGGTGAAGATCTGGATGGCGTGTTCGAAGCACTGCCCTTCCTGATTTCCAACGCCAACCGTAACCTGGGCTTTGAGAAAGACGAGGCTGATTTCATCGGCATGGCTGGCAAGCGTGTGGTGGTGCTGGGTGGTGGTGATACCGCCATGGACTGTAACCGTACGTCCATCCGCCAAGGTGCAGACTCTGTCACTTGCGCCTACCGCCGTGATGAAGAGAACATGCCGGGCTCCCGCAAGGAAGTGGCCAACGCCAAAGAAGAGGGCGTACAGTTCCTCTTTAATCGCCAGCCCATCGAAGTGGTCGGTGAAGATGGCAAGGTGGTCGGTGTGAAGGTGGTTGAAACCAAGCTGGGCGAACCGGACAACAACGGCCGTCGTCGTCCCGAGCCGATTCCGGGCAGTGAAGAGATCCTGCCAGCGGATGCAGTGATCGTGGCGTTTGGTTTCCGTCCCAGCCCGGCAGACTGGTTTGCCGACAAGAACGTGAATACCGACGATTCTGGCCGCGTGACCGCTGCCGAAAAGCAGGAATTCCCGTTCCAGACCAGCAACGAGAAAATCTTTGCCGGTGGTGACATGGTGCGTGGTTCCGACCTGGTGGTTACTGCCATCTGGGAAGGCCGCGAAGCCGCCAAGGGTATTCTGGATTACCTGGATGTATAA
- the hemE gene encoding uroporphyrinogen decarboxylase, producing the protein MTFAPLQNDLFLRALNRESVERTPIWMMRQAGRYLPEYRASREHAGSFMDLCKNADLACEVTLQPLERYPLDAAILFSDILTIPDAMGLGLYFETGEGPKFKKVVRTEADVAALPIPDAESDLGYVMNAVSTIRGALNGRVPLIGFSGSPWTLATYMVEGGSSKDFRHLKGMVYSQPELAHAMLDKLAQSVTAYLNAQIRAGAQAVQIFDTWGGALSAEAYQQFSLKYMKQIVDGLIRDHDGRKVPVILFTKNGGLWLESMADTGCDALGLDWTINIGEARRRVGSKVALQGNMDPAVLYASPDAIRAEVKRILEDFGDHPGHVFNLGHGITPQVDPEHARVFIEAVHEFSTK; encoded by the coding sequence ATGACTTTCGCCCCTCTCCAGAACGACCTGTTTCTTCGCGCCCTTAACCGGGAATCCGTCGAGCGCACGCCTATCTGGATGATGCGACAGGCGGGGCGCTACCTGCCGGAATACCGCGCCAGCCGCGAACATGCCGGTTCGTTCATGGATCTGTGCAAGAACGCCGATCTGGCCTGTGAGGTGACCCTGCAGCCGCTGGAGCGCTACCCGCTGGATGCGGCCATCCTGTTCTCCGATATTCTGACCATTCCGGATGCCATGGGACTGGGGCTGTACTTCGAGACGGGTGAAGGGCCGAAATTCAAGAAAGTGGTGCGCACCGAGGCCGATGTGGCGGCGCTGCCGATCCCGGATGCGGAATCGGATCTGGGCTATGTGATGAATGCCGTGAGCACCATCCGTGGCGCTTTGAATGGTCGTGTTCCCCTGATCGGTTTCTCCGGCAGTCCCTGGACGCTGGCCACCTACATGGTGGAAGGCGGCTCCAGCAAGGATTTCCGTCACCTCAAGGGCATGGTCTACAGCCAGCCGGAACTGGCCCATGCCATGCTCGACAAGCTGGCCCAGTCGGTTACTGCCTACCTGAATGCCCAGATCCGTGCCGGTGCCCAGGCTGTGCAGATTTTTGATACCTGGGGCGGGGCACTGTCTGCCGAGGCGTACCAGCAGTTCTCCCTGAAATACATGAAGCAGATCGTGGACGGCCTGATTCGCGATCATGATGGCCGCAAGGTGCCGGTGATTCTGTTCACCAAGAACGGCGGCCTGTGGCTGGAGTCCATGGCGGATACCGGTTGTGATGCCCTGGGTCTGGACTGGACCATCAATATCGGCGAGGCCCGCCGTCGGGTGGGGAGCAAGGTGGCTTTGCAGGGGAATATGGACCCGGCGGTACTGTACGCCTCACCGGATGCGATTCGCGCAGAAGTGAAGCGTATTCTGGAGGATTTCGGTGATCATCCCGGGCATGTGTTCAATCTCGGTCATGGCATCACGCCGCAGGTTGACCCTGAACACGCGCGGGTCTTTATTGAGGCTGTGCACGAGTTCAGTACGAAATAA